A single region of the Paraburkholderia megapolitana genome encodes:
- the rimM gene encoding ribosome maturation factor RimM (Essential for efficient processing of 16S rRNA): MSAPDSSGSGRAKAPASASEAPFGAFVRKPSKAAAPAAPNASPDAGPDTQPMRVESPESWPADAVEVGAIVDAYGLKGWVKVAAHADAGHGGDALLSAKRWWLLKGRDANPERRSTPVLQAKIHSDSIVAHLAGVDGRDAAAAMRGCRVYVSRSEFPSLETDEFYWVDLLGLDVVNVAGVALGKVADMIDNGAHSVLRVEYPATGKDGKPVNGERLIPFVGVYVKHVDQAAKQITVDWEADY; the protein is encoded by the coding sequence ATGTCAGCGCCTGATTCCAGCGGCTCCGGTCGCGCGAAAGCGCCTGCATCGGCATCCGAGGCTCCGTTTGGCGCGTTTGTTCGCAAGCCGTCGAAAGCCGCTGCACCCGCCGCACCGAACGCCAGTCCCGATGCCGGTCCCGATACGCAGCCTATGCGTGTCGAATCGCCGGAAAGCTGGCCGGCCGACGCCGTTGAAGTAGGCGCGATCGTCGATGCTTACGGTCTCAAAGGTTGGGTCAAGGTGGCCGCGCATGCGGACGCCGGGCACGGCGGCGATGCGCTGCTGAGCGCGAAGCGCTGGTGGCTGCTCAAGGGCCGCGATGCGAATCCGGAGCGCAGGTCGACGCCGGTGCTGCAGGCGAAGATCCATTCCGACAGTATCGTTGCGCATCTGGCCGGTGTAGATGGTCGCGACGCTGCAGCCGCCATGCGCGGCTGTCGTGTTTATGTGAGCCGCAGCGAGTTTCCCTCGCTCGAAACCGACGAGTTTTACTGGGTCGACCTGCTTGGTCTGGATGTGGTCAACGTTGCCGGGGTTGCACTCGGCAAGGTCGCCGACATGATCGACAACGGCGCCCATTCGGTGCTGCGTGTCGAGTACCCGGCAACCGGCAAGGATGGAAAGCCGGTCAACGGCGAACGGCTCATTCCGTTCGTCGGTGTGTACGTCAAGCATGTGGACCAGGCGGCGAAGCAGATCACAGTCGACTGGGAAGCCGATTACTGA
- a CDS encoding acyl-CoA dehydrogenase, translating to MYNAPIRDMLFVMKELAGLEDIAALPGFEDANLETAQAVLEESARFCGEVLAPLNVEGDRNPSSWRDGKVTATPGFADAFRQFAEGGWQGVQHPIDYEGQGLPKLIATPCVEMLNASNLSFALCPLLTDGAIEALLTAGTEEQKQAYVPKLISGEWTGTMNLTEPQAGSDLALVRTRAEPTGDGAYRIFGTKIFITWGEHDMAKNIAHLVLARTPGAPEGVKGISLFIVPKFLVNADGSLGERNDVHCVSIEHKLGIKASPTAVLQFGDHGGALGHLIGEENRGLEYMFIMMNAARFAVGLQGVSVSDRAYQQAVAYAKERVQSRPVDGSAKQSVAIIQHPDVRRMLSTMRGLTEASRALAYVAAAHCDIAHRHPDEAKRAEHQAIYEFLVPIVKGWSTELSIDVTSLGVQVHGGMGFIEETGAAQYYRDARILPIYEGTTAIQANDLIGRKTVRDGGAVAKALLAGIAQTVEQLGQQQGSAFASMQRHLAQGQRSLEAAVHFVVENTRRDPNAVFAGSVPYLKLAGIVLGGWQMARALLVAAQKQADDPSFYGAKIATAQFFAEHVLSQASAFEAAIVSAKGGEGVLALSEDQF from the coding sequence ATGTACAACGCGCCCATCCGAGACATGCTGTTCGTCATGAAGGAACTGGCCGGTCTCGAAGACATCGCGGCGTTGCCCGGATTCGAAGATGCGAACCTCGAGACCGCTCAGGCCGTACTCGAAGAATCCGCACGATTCTGCGGCGAAGTTCTGGCGCCGCTGAATGTGGAAGGCGACCGCAATCCGAGTAGCTGGCGCGACGGCAAGGTTACGGCGACGCCGGGTTTTGCCGACGCGTTCCGCCAGTTCGCTGAAGGCGGCTGGCAAGGCGTTCAGCACCCAATCGATTACGAAGGGCAGGGTCTGCCGAAGCTGATCGCGACGCCTTGCGTCGAGATGCTCAACGCATCGAACCTGTCGTTTGCACTGTGTCCGCTCTTGACCGACGGCGCGATCGAAGCGCTGCTCACCGCTGGCACCGAAGAACAGAAACAGGCGTACGTGCCGAAGCTGATCTCCGGCGAGTGGACCGGTACGATGAATCTCACCGAGCCGCAGGCCGGCTCCGATCTCGCGCTGGTGCGTACGCGCGCGGAGCCGACCGGCGACGGCGCATACAGGATCTTCGGCACGAAGATCTTCATCACGTGGGGCGAGCACGACATGGCGAAGAACATCGCCCATCTCGTGCTGGCACGCACACCCGGCGCGCCCGAAGGCGTCAAAGGCATTTCGCTTTTCATCGTGCCGAAGTTTCTTGTCAATGCGGACGGCTCGCTCGGCGAGCGCAACGACGTACATTGCGTGTCGATCGAACACAAGCTCGGTATCAAGGCGAGTCCGACGGCGGTTCTGCAGTTCGGCGACCACGGCGGCGCGCTCGGCCATCTGATCGGCGAAGAGAATCGCGGCCTCGAGTACATGTTCATCATGATGAACGCGGCGCGTTTCGCGGTCGGGTTGCAGGGCGTCAGCGTATCGGATCGCGCGTATCAGCAGGCGGTCGCGTATGCGAAGGAGCGTGTGCAGAGCCGTCCGGTCGACGGGTCGGCGAAGCAGTCGGTGGCGATCATCCAGCATCCGGACGTGCGCCGCATGCTGTCGACCATGCGCGGCCTGACCGAAGCTTCGCGCGCTCTCGCCTACGTTGCTGCCGCTCATTGCGACATCGCGCACCGGCATCCCGACGAAGCGAAGCGGGCCGAGCATCAGGCGATCTATGAATTCCTCGTGCCGATCGTCAAGGGCTGGAGCACCGAGCTGTCGATCGATGTGACGAGCCTCGGCGTGCAGGTGCACGGCGGCATGGGCTTCATCGAAGAGACGGGTGCAGCACAGTACTATCGCGACGCGCGCATCCTGCCGATCTACGAAGGCACGACTGCTATCCAGGCAAACGATCTGATCGGCCGCAAGACGGTGCGCGACGGCGGCGCGGTCGCGAAAGCGCTACTGGCCGGCATTGCGCAGACGGTCGAGCAACTCGGTCAACAGCAGGGTTCCGCGTTTGCTTCGATGCAGCGGCACCTCGCGCAGGGGCAGCGTTCGCTCGAGGCAGCGGTGCACTTTGTCGTAGAGAACACGCGACGCGATCCGAACGCGGTGTTTGCCGGCAGCGTGCCTTATCTGAAGCTTGCGGGTATCGTGCTGGGCGGCTGGCAGATGGCGCGTGCGCTGCTCGTGGCCGCGCAAAAACAGGCCGACGATCCGTCGTTCTACGGCGCGAAGATCGCGACGGCGCAGTTCTTTGCGGAGCATGTGTTGTCGCAGGCAAGCGCATTCGAAGCGGCGATTGTCAGTGCGAAGGGTGGTGAAGGGGTGCTGGCGTTGTCGGAGGATCAGTTCTGA
- a CDS encoding PA0069 family radical SAM protein yields MSASDSDSDADFNPDREFPIAPPAPRKGRGAVTNLQGRYEVDQRETVDDGWASNPDEDGEPRALRTQVFEEKAKSILTRNASPDIPFNVSLNPYRGCEHGCIYCFARPTHSYLGLSPGLDFESRIYAKINAPELLEREMSKKSYVPEPIALGVNTDAWQPVERDLRLTRRIIQVLHDRGQPFAAITKSSLIERDLDLLAPMAARGQVMAAITITTLDADIARTLEPRAATPARRLRTIRTLSEAGVPVGVSIAPVIPFVTEPDMERVLEACAEAGATNASYIVLRLPWEVAPLFKDWLTAHFPDRADRVMSRVRDMRGGKDYDSSFASRMKGEGLWADLLRQRFYNAARRLGLNRRDRGILDMSHFQHVEQKPAPRAAPDKPASPQLDLF; encoded by the coding sequence ATGTCCGCTTCCGATTCCGATTCCGACGCCGATTTCAATCCCGACCGCGAATTTCCGATCGCACCGCCTGCGCCCCGCAAGGGCCGCGGCGCGGTGACGAACCTGCAGGGCCGCTACGAAGTCGACCAGCGCGAAACCGTCGACGATGGCTGGGCGTCAAACCCCGACGAAGACGGCGAGCCTAGGGCCCTGCGCACGCAGGTGTTCGAGGAAAAGGCGAAAAGCATCCTCACGCGCAATGCGTCGCCGGATATCCCGTTCAACGTCTCGCTGAACCCGTATCGCGGCTGCGAACACGGCTGCATCTACTGCTTTGCGCGGCCGACACACAGTTATCTCGGGCTGTCGCCGGGGCTCGATTTCGAAAGCCGTATCTACGCAAAGATCAACGCGCCCGAACTGCTCGAGCGCGAGATGTCGAAGAAGTCCTATGTGCCGGAGCCAATCGCGCTTGGCGTCAATACCGACGCATGGCAACCGGTCGAGCGCGACTTGCGGCTCACGCGCCGCATCATCCAGGTGCTGCACGATCGCGGCCAGCCGTTCGCTGCGATTACGAAGTCATCGTTGATCGAACGCGATCTCGATCTGCTCGCGCCGATGGCCGCGCGCGGGCAGGTGATGGCTGCCATTACGATCACGACGCTCGATGCCGATATCGCGCGCACGCTCGAACCGCGCGCGGCAACGCCGGCGCGTCGGTTGCGTACGATCCGGACGTTGAGCGAAGCGGGGGTGCCGGTCGGGGTGAGCATTGCGCCGGTCATTCCGTTCGTGACGGAGCCCGACATGGAGCGCGTGCTCGAAGCCTGCGCGGAAGCGGGTGCGACGAACGCTAGCTATATCGTGCTACGGCTGCCGTGGGAAGTCGCGCCGCTGTTCAAGGACTGGCTGACCGCGCACTTTCCGGATCGAGCCGACCGTGTGATGAGCCGGGTGCGCGACATGCGGGGCGGCAAGGACTACGACTCGTCGTTTGCGAGCCGGATGAAAGGCGAGGGCCTGTGGGCTGATCTGCTGCGGCAGCGCTTTTACAATGCGGCGCGTCGTCTTGGGTTGAACCGGCGGGATCGCGGCATTCTCGACATGTCGCATTTCCAGCACGTCGAGCAAAAGCCGGCACCGCGGGCCGCACCGGACAAACCCGCGAGCCCGCAACTGGATCTGTTCTAG
- a CDS encoding D-amino acid dehydrogenase, whose protein sequence is MRVVILGSGVVGVTSAYYLARAGHEVTVIDREAGPALETSFANAGQISPGYAAPWAAPGVPLKAVKWMFQKHAPLAIRLDGTQFQLQWMWQMLQNCTSARYAVNKGRMVRLAEYSRDCLQALRAETGIQYEGRTGGTLQVFRSQQQLDGAAKDIAVLQEANVPYELLSPDELARAEPALAAVSHKLTGGLRLPGDETGDCQLFTTRLAAMAEELGVKFRYNTPIDALAMAGGRIAGVQCGSELVLADSFVVALGSYSTKFLSSIVKIPVYPLKGYSITAPIVNAAAAPVSTVLDETYKIAITRFDDRIRVGGMAEIVGFDKTLRQARRETLEMCVNDLFPGGGDTSKATFWTGLRPMTPDGTPIVGRTPVSNLFLNTGHGTLGWTMSCGSGQLLADLISGKQPAIQSGDLSVHRYLGETGGTHRPAYA, encoded by the coding sequence ATGCGGGTTGTCATTTTGGGAAGCGGTGTCGTCGGGGTGACGAGCGCCTATTATCTAGCACGCGCCGGTCACGAAGTGACCGTTATCGATCGCGAAGCGGGCCCAGCGCTCGAAACCAGTTTTGCCAATGCCGGCCAGATCTCGCCGGGCTACGCGGCACCGTGGGCGGCACCTGGCGTGCCGCTGAAAGCCGTCAAGTGGATGTTCCAGAAGCACGCGCCGCTCGCCATTCGTCTAGATGGCACGCAGTTCCAGCTGCAATGGATGTGGCAGATGCTGCAGAACTGCACGTCCGCGCGCTATGCGGTGAACAAAGGCCGCATGGTCCGTCTCGCCGAATACAGCCGCGATTGTCTGCAGGCGCTGCGCGCCGAGACCGGCATCCAGTACGAAGGCCGTACGGGCGGCACGCTGCAGGTGTTCCGCAGCCAGCAGCAGCTCGATGGCGCGGCGAAAGACATCGCCGTACTTCAGGAAGCAAACGTGCCGTACGAATTGCTGTCGCCGGACGAACTGGCACGCGCCGAACCGGCGCTCGCCGCGGTTTCGCACAAGCTGACGGGCGGCCTGCGGCTGCCGGGCGACGAAACCGGCGACTGCCAGCTGTTCACCACGCGTCTTGCTGCAATGGCCGAAGAGCTCGGCGTGAAATTCCGCTACAACACACCGATCGACGCACTCGCGATGGCAGGTGGACGCATCGCTGGCGTGCAGTGCGGCAGCGAACTGGTGCTCGCCGATTCGTTCGTCGTCGCGCTTGGCTCCTACTCGACGAAGTTCTTGTCCAGCATCGTCAAGATTCCGGTGTATCCGCTCAAGGGTTACTCGATCACCGCACCGATCGTGAACGCGGCCGCGGCGCCGGTCTCGACCGTGCTCGACGAGACCTACAAGATCGCGATCACGCGCTTCGACGACCGCATCCGTGTGGGCGGCATGGCGGAGATCGTCGGCTTCGACAAGACATTGCGCCAGGCGCGTCGCGAGACGCTCGAAATGTGCGTGAACGATCTGTTCCCGGGCGGCGGCGATACGTCGAAGGCCACCTTCTGGACCGGCCTGCGCCCGATGACGCCGGACGGCACGCCGATCGTCGGTCGCACTCCTGTGTCGAACCTGTTCCTGAATACCGGGCACGGTACGCTCGGCTGGACGATGTCGTGCGGTTCGGGCCAGTTGCTCGCCGATCTGATCTCCGGCAAGCAGCCGGCTATTCAATCGGGAGATCTGTCGGTGCATCGCTACCTTGGTGAAACTGGCGGCACGCATCGCCCGGCTTACGCTTGA
- the rpsP gene encoding 30S ribosomal protein S16, whose amino-acid sequence MVIIRLARGGSKKRPFYNIVATDSRNRRDGRFIERVGFYNPVATKGESLRIAQDRLTYWQGVGAQLSPTVERLVKQAQQAQPAA is encoded by the coding sequence ATGGTCATCATCCGCTTGGCTCGTGGCGGCTCGAAGAAGCGCCCGTTCTACAACATCGTCGCAACCGATTCGCGTAACCGTCGTGACGGCCGCTTCATCGAACGCGTTGGTTTCTACAACCCGGTCGCTACGAAGGGCGAATCGCTGCGTATCGCTCAAGATCGCCTGACGTACTGGCAAGGCGTTGGCGCCCAGCTGTCGCCGACGGTCGAGCGTCTCGTGAAGCAAGCGCAACAGGCACAACCGGCTGCGTGA
- a CDS encoding MetQ/NlpA family ABC transporter substrate-binding protein produces MQRRFIVRLAAALGAASLFTVFATPAQADDTIKVGVTGGPHAQLMEVVKGVAAKNGLNIKIVEFSDYVQPNAALAAGDLDANSYQHEPYLQAQVKDRGYPLIKIADTVTFPMGIYSKKVKSLAELQNGAKIAVPNDPTNGGRALLLLQKNGLLKLRADAGLKATPLDIVDNPKKLKIVELDAAQIPRSLGDVDAAAINTNFAMEAGLKPKQDAIAIEDPQGPYANILVIRAADRNKPWVAKFVAAYHSAEVKQFIESRFGGSVVAAW; encoded by the coding sequence ATGCAACGTCGTTTCATTGTCAGGCTCGCGGCCGCGCTCGGCGCCGCGTCGCTGTTCACCGTTTTCGCCACGCCGGCCCAGGCCGATGACACCATCAAGGTCGGCGTCACCGGCGGCCCGCACGCGCAACTGATGGAAGTGGTGAAAGGCGTCGCCGCGAAGAACGGCCTGAACATCAAGATCGTCGAATTCTCCGACTACGTGCAACCGAACGCCGCGCTCGCCGCCGGCGACCTCGATGCAAACAGCTACCAGCACGAGCCCTATCTGCAGGCGCAGGTGAAGGACCGCGGCTATCCGCTGATCAAGATCGCGGATACCGTCACGTTCCCGATGGGCATCTATTCGAAGAAAGTGAAGTCGCTGGCCGAACTGCAAAACGGAGCGAAGATCGCGGTACCGAACGATCCGACCAACGGCGGTCGCGCGTTGCTGCTGCTGCAGAAAAACGGTCTGCTCAAACTGCGCGCCGACGCGGGGTTGAAGGCAACACCGCTCGATATCGTCGATAACCCGAAGAAACTGAAGATCGTCGAACTCGATGCGGCGCAGATTCCGCGTTCGCTCGGCGACGTCGATGCCGCTGCAATCAACACGAACTTCGCGATGGAGGCGGGCCTGAAGCCGAAGCAGGACGCGATCGCCATCGAAGATCCGCAAGGTCCGTACGCCAACATTCTCGTGATCCGTGCGGCGGACCGCAACAAGCCGTGGGTGGCGAAATTCGTGGCCGCCTATCACTCAGCGGAAGTGAAGCAGTTCATCGAAAGCCGCTTTGGCGGTTCGGTCGTTGCTGCCTGGTGA
- a CDS encoding NINE protein, with amino-acid sequence MSTAASTSPRFRSKTATAALAFFFGTLGAHRFYLYSPRDPYGWLHVVGTLLGIPGVLLLVATERASMLGWFLAVPGAISLLSAFLAAIVYGLRPDDKWDAQFNAQTGRHSRSGWTVIFIVIFSLLIGAFLLMTGLALSFQTYFESQVEAAKSLSQ; translated from the coding sequence ATGTCCACCGCCGCTTCGACTTCCCCGCGCTTCCGCTCCAAAACGGCCACCGCCGCGCTTGCCTTCTTCTTCGGCACGCTCGGTGCGCATCGCTTCTATCTGTATAGCCCGCGCGATCCGTATGGCTGGCTGCACGTGGTCGGCACGCTGCTCGGTATCCCGGGTGTCCTGCTGCTGGTTGCGACCGAGCGGGCCTCGATGCTGGGCTGGTTTCTCGCCGTACCTGGCGCGATATCGCTGCTGTCCGCGTTCCTCGCAGCGATCGTCTATGGCCTGCGCCCGGATGACAAATGGGATGCGCAGTTCAACGCGCAGACCGGACGGCACAGCCGTTCGGGCTGGACGGTCATCTTCATCGTGATTTTTTCGCTGCTGATCGGCGCCTTCCTGCTGATGACCGGGCTGGCTCTGTCGTTCCAGACTTATTTCGAATCGCAGGTCGAAGCGGCCAAGTCCCTCTCGCAGTAA
- a CDS encoding electron transfer flavoprotein subunit beta/FixA family protein, translating to MKILVPVKRVVDYNVKVRVKSDGTGVDIANVKMSMNPFDEIAVEEAVRLKEAGIATEVIAVSAGVTQAQETLRTALAIGADRAILIESNEDLQPLAVAKLLKALVDKEQPQLVILGKQAIDDDSNQTGQMLAALANLPQATFASKVVVADGKATVSREVDGGAETLSLKLPAVVTTDLRLNEPRYVTLPNIMKAKKKPLEIVKPEDLGVDVTPRLKTLKVVEPPKRSAGVKVPDVKTLVEKLKTEAKVL from the coding sequence ATGAAAATCCTGGTGCCAGTCAAGAGAGTGGTCGATTACAACGTGAAGGTCCGTGTGAAGTCGGACGGCACGGGAGTCGACATTGCGAACGTGAAGATGTCGATGAACCCGTTCGACGAAATCGCGGTGGAAGAAGCGGTACGGTTGAAGGAAGCAGGCATTGCGACCGAAGTGATCGCGGTGTCGGCAGGGGTGACGCAGGCGCAGGAAACGCTGCGCACGGCGCTCGCAATCGGCGCGGACCGCGCAATCCTCATCGAATCGAATGAAGATCTGCAGCCGCTGGCCGTGGCCAAGCTGCTCAAGGCGCTGGTCGACAAGGAACAACCGCAACTGGTGATCCTCGGCAAGCAGGCCATCGACGACGATTCGAACCAGACCGGCCAGATGCTCGCCGCGCTGGCGAATCTGCCGCAGGCTACGTTTGCATCGAAGGTCGTCGTTGCCGACGGCAAGGCGACGGTGTCGCGCGAAGTCGACGGCGGTGCGGAAACGCTGTCGCTGAAGCTGCCGGCCGTTGTCACGACCGATCTGCGCCTGAATGAGCCGCGCTACGTGACGCTGCCGAACATCATGAAGGCGAAGAAAAAGCCGCTCGAAATCGTCAAGCCGGAAGACCTCGGTGTCGACGTGACGCCGCGCCTGAAGACGCTGAAAGTGGTCGAGCCGCCCAAGCGCAGCGCTGGTGTGAAGGTGCCCGACGTGAAGACGCTGGTCGAGAAGCTGAAGACCGAAGCCAAGGTGCTGTGA
- the trmD gene encoding tRNA (guanosine(37)-N1)-methyltransferase TrmD, protein MQFDVVTLFPEMFRALTDWGITSRAAKQARYGLRTWNPRDFTTDNYRTIDDRPYGGGPGMVMLAKPLEDSLGAARAAQAEQGIAGARVVMMSPQGATLNHEGVMRLAGEPGLIVLCGRYEAIDQRLIDRYVDEEVSLGDFVLSGGELPAMAMMDAIVRQLPGVLNDAQSAVQDSFVDGLLDCPHYTRPEEYDGVRVPDVLLGGHHAEIMLWRRRESLRNTWHKRPDLIERARKNKLLSRADEAWLASLAKEAPKA, encoded by the coding sequence ATGCAGTTCGATGTCGTGACGCTCTTCCCCGAAATGTTCCGCGCGCTGACCGACTGGGGCATTACAAGCCGTGCGGCGAAGCAGGCGCGTTACGGGTTGCGGACCTGGAATCCACGCGATTTCACCACCGACAACTACCGTACGATCGACGACCGGCCGTATGGCGGCGGCCCCGGCATGGTGATGCTGGCCAAGCCGCTGGAAGATTCGCTCGGCGCAGCGCGCGCCGCGCAGGCGGAGCAGGGTATTGCAGGTGCGCGGGTCGTGATGATGTCGCCGCAAGGCGCGACGCTGAATCACGAAGGCGTAATGCGACTCGCTGGCGAACCGGGGTTGATCGTGCTGTGCGGTCGCTACGAAGCGATCGACCAGCGTCTGATCGACCGGTATGTCGACGAAGAAGTGAGCCTCGGCGATTTCGTGCTGTCGGGCGGCGAGTTACCCGCCATGGCCATGATGGACGCGATCGTGCGTCAGTTGCCGGGCGTGCTGAACGATGCGCAGTCGGCGGTGCAGGACAGTTTTGTCGATGGCCTGCTCGATTGCCCGCATTACACGCGGCCGGAAGAATATGACGGTGTGCGCGTGCCGGATGTGCTGCTCGGTGGCCATCACGCGGAAATCATGCTGTGGCGTCGTCGCGAATCGCTGCGCAATACGTGGCACAAACGGCCCGATCTGATCGAGCGGGCCAGAAAGAACAAGTTGTTGAGCCGTGCCGATGAGGCGTGGCTTGCAAGTCTCGCGAAGGAAGCGCCAAAGGCCTGA
- a CDS encoding electron transfer flavoprotein subunit alpha/FixB family protein, with the protein MTNLVIAEHDSASIKPATLNTIAAAQKIGGDIHVLVAGHNAQGAADAAAKIAGVSKVLLADAPQLEAGLAENVEATVVGIAKAYTHILAPATPYGKNIAPRVAAKLDVAQISDITAVDSADTFERPIYAGNAIATVQSTDPIKVITVRTTGFDPVAAEGGSASVEKIDAAADSGLSEFVSREVTKLDRPELTSASIIVSGGRGLGSGENYTKVLEPLADKLNAALGASRAAVDAGFVPNDYQVGQTGKIVAPQLYIAVGISGAIQHLAGMKDSKVIVAINKDPEAPIFSVADYGLVGDLFTVVPELVGEL; encoded by the coding sequence ATGACGAATCTTGTAATTGCAGAACACGACAGCGCATCGATCAAGCCCGCGACGCTGAACACGATTGCAGCGGCGCAGAAGATCGGCGGCGATATTCACGTGCTGGTAGCGGGCCACAACGCGCAGGGCGCGGCCGATGCAGCGGCGAAGATCGCCGGGGTATCGAAGGTGCTGCTGGCCGATGCGCCGCAACTGGAAGCGGGCCTTGCAGAGAACGTCGAAGCGACGGTCGTCGGTATCGCGAAGGCTTATACGCACATCCTTGCACCGGCTACCCCCTACGGCAAGAACATTGCTCCGCGCGTTGCAGCGAAGCTCGACGTTGCGCAGATCAGCGACATCACCGCGGTAGACAGCGCCGACACGTTCGAGCGTCCGATCTACGCAGGTAACGCCATCGCAACGGTCCAATCCACCGATCCGATCAAGGTCATTACGGTCCGTACGACCGGTTTCGACCCGGTTGCGGCCGAAGGCGGCAGCGCATCGGTCGAGAAGATCGACGCAGCAGCGGATTCCGGCCTTTCGGAATTCGTTAGCCGTGAAGTGACGAAGCTTGATCGTCCTGAACTGACCTCGGCAAGCATCATCGTGTCGGGCGGCCGTGGGCTTGGCAGCGGCGAGAACTACACGAAGGTGCTCGAGCCGCTCGCGGACAAGCTGAACGCGGCGCTCGGCGCTTCGCGTGCAGCCGTCGATGCAGGCTTCGTGCCGAACGACTACCAGGTCGGACAGACCGGCAAGATCGTCGCGCCGCAGCTGTATATCGCGGTGGGCATCTCTGGCGCGATCCAGCATCTGGCTGGGATGAAGGACTCGAAGGTCATCGTGGCAATCAACAAGGACCCGGAAGCGCCGATTTTCAGCGTCGCCGATTACGGTCTGGTGGGAGATCTGTTCACGGTTGTGCCGGAGCTCGTTGGCGAGCTTTGA
- a CDS encoding methionine ABC transporter permease — MLSEMFDMFVQSFWETLVMVGISGAVGALAGVPLGVLLYLTDRQGVLQNIAVNRVMGIVVNAVRSTPFIILLVAVIPFTRLVVGSSIGTAAAVVPLTIAAAPFIARLVETALREVDRGLIEAAQAMGATTSQIVFKVLLPESLPGVVAGLTITFVSLVGYSAMAGAIGGGGLGDLGIRYGYQRFLPEVMLTVVVILIVFVQLVQSFGDWLVRRLSHK, encoded by the coding sequence ATGTTGAGTGAAATGTTCGATATGTTCGTGCAGTCGTTCTGGGAAACGCTCGTGATGGTGGGCATTTCCGGTGCGGTCGGCGCGCTCGCCGGTGTGCCGCTTGGCGTGCTGCTGTATCTGACCGACCGCCAGGGCGTGCTGCAGAACATCGCGGTGAATCGCGTGATGGGTATCGTGGTCAATGCAGTGCGTTCGACGCCGTTCATCATCCTGCTGGTGGCGGTGATTCCGTTCACGCGGCTCGTCGTGGGCTCGTCGATCGGCACAGCCGCTGCTGTCGTGCCGCTGACGATCGCCGCCGCACCGTTTATCGCGCGGCTAGTCGAGACGGCGTTGCGCGAAGTGGACCGCGGGCTCATCGAAGCCGCTCAGGCAATGGGCGCGACAACCTCGCAGATCGTGTTCAAGGTGCTGTTGCCGGAGTCGCTGCCTGGCGTCGTCGCGGGTCTGACGATCACCTTCGTTTCGCTGGTTGGCTACTCGGCGATGGCCGGGGCGATCGGCGGCGGCGGGTTGGGCGATCTGGGTATCCGCTACGGTTATCAGCGCTTCCTGCCGGAAGTGATGCTGACGGTCGTCGTGATCCTGATCGTGTTCGTACAGTTGGTGCAGTCGTTCGGGGATTGGCTCGTGCGTCGTTTGAGCCATAAATAA
- a CDS encoding Lrp/AsnC ligand binding domain-containing protein has protein sequence MRTQRQPIRALDKLDHRILKLLQQDGRMAMKDLAEQVGLSVTPCIERVKRMERDGVITGYYARLNPAELGAALLVFVEITLDHKSGNMFDQFRREVQKIPEVLECHLVSGDFDYLIKARIGEMADYRKLLGDILLQLPGAVQSKSYVVMEEIKESLAIAVGE, from the coding sequence ATGAGAACACAACGTCAACCGATCCGCGCACTCGACAAGCTCGATCACCGCATCCTCAAGCTTCTGCAGCAGGATGGCCGCATGGCGATGAAAGATCTCGCGGAGCAGGTGGGGCTTTCAGTCACGCCATGCATCGAGCGCGTGAAGCGGATGGAGCGCGACGGTGTGATCACCGGCTATTACGCGCGCCTGAATCCCGCCGAACTCGGTGCGGCGCTGCTGGTGTTCGTCGAGATCACGCTCGACCACAAGAGCGGCAACATGTTCGACCAGTTTCGCCGCGAGGTGCAGAAGATCCCCGAGGTGCTCGAATGCCATCTCGTCTCCGGCGATTTCGACTATCTGATCAAGGCGCGCATCGGTGAGATGGCCGACTACCGCAAGCTGCTTGGCGACATCCTGTTGCAATTGCCCGGCGCGGTGCAGTCGAAGAGCTATGTGGTGATGGAAGAAATCAAGGAATCGCTGGCGATCGCAGTGGGCGAATAG